A region from the Leishmania panamensis strain MHOM/PA/94/PSC-1 chromosome 20 sequence genome encodes:
- a CDS encoding calpain-like cysteine peptidase, putative (TriTrypDB/GeneDB-style sysID: LpmP.20.5380) yields the protein MFDEFREDSVEPLPVDASKNPSTPWVNWGPSIAGEATPCFKGGFLYRIIDSKKKLWALYNDTFVYEMHATFIFGTASNMQPITTASSSVSENGGEVDGKNRVVASVEGNGLTISMVVYPMETIEFARGDKSKYSCHFDGKALSKEYLQLEMALANAELEENKEKLARYTCIATDPENVLALCKTHQLAFIDPSFPPGQHSLDGDRGLIAPSAWRRPEAYLPLALRRQIRLFRHQVAPSAAQRGELGNSWVMSAMAALAEYPDHIRDMFRHPVNPKETQRDEAAGAYRVWLNKDGLWQSVLIDSYLPVIGKQQRYARSANGPCEMWVSYLEKAYAKRCHGYSNIAGGDPLFAIRDFTGFPTSRLDVRFRECVTDPVKSDMFFLRMVQDYENGYVVLLSTPGNSDPRSAHSAYKENGIFVGYAYVVLDARVIESPISRRKKVQPLRLLRLRNSWEAATKWSGKWSAESPMWQEHPEACEAFPQHNGDGTFIMEWSEVLDIFVGFGVVFNHFGYVDYRIPFEFHGSVPDLCLEIHVTELTTLTLILSQPDNKGTMRESEDYNPIMISIAGATTTTTSPVFQDSSMRSSGASSHTMMVGSAQLVAQHYSILVNSSADAETPSKSFTFLQGRDISAIYTFIPEQSPYLVVPRLLVQQPSRINEVSASSTAALSASNRAVTRPCVLGVLSQLALTLYGQAHVRLRKLPAKSPVFDNYLSFTNNSVEVEKTFYVKCSGASVVERRASELK from the coding sequence ATGTTTGATGAGTTTCGTGAGGATTCGGTAGAACCGCTACCGGTGGATGCCAGCAAGAACCCATCAACGCCATGGGTGAACTGGGGGCCGTCCATCGCTGGCGAGGCAACGCCGTGCTTCAAGGGTGGTTTTCTCTATCGAATTATCGATTCCAAGAAGAAACTGTGGGCGCTGTATAACGACACGTTTGTCTACGAAATGCACGCCACCTTTATCTTTGGGACTGCGTCGAACATGCagcccatcaccaccgcctcaTCCTCTGTGTCGGAGAATGGCGGCGAGGTGGATGGCAAGAACCGCGTCGTCGCCAGCGTTGAGGGCAACGGGCTTACAATCTCCATGGTTGTCTATCCGATGGAGACGATCGAGTTTGCCCGGGGCGACAAGTCGAAGTACAGCTGCCACTTCGACGGCAAGGCGCTCTCAAAAGAGTACCTTCAACTCGAAATGGCCTTGGCAAATGCCGAGCTagaagagaacaaagagAAACTTGCGAGGTACACCTGCATCGCCACGGATCCTGAGAATGTCCTGGCGCTGTGCAAAACACACCAGTTGGCGTTTATCGACCCCTCCTTCCCGCCTGGTCAGCACTCGCTTGATGGGGATCGAGGCCTGATCGCGCCGAGCGCGTGGAGGCGTCCGGAGGCATATCTGCCTCTCGCCTTGAGGCGTCAAATTCGCCTGTTTCGACATCAGGTGGCCCCCTCTGCCGCACAGCGTGGTGAGTTGGGCAATTCATGGGTGATGAGCGCAATGGCTGCGCTGGCGGAATACCCGGACCACATCAGAGATATGTTTCGGCACCCCGTCAACCCCAAAGAGACGCAGCGAGACGAGGCGGCTGGCGCGTACCGGGTTTGGTTGAACAAAGACGGTCTCTGGCAGTCGGTGCTCATCGACAGCTATCTCCCCGTGATaggcaagcagcagcgctacgcACGCAGCGCCAACGGGCCGTGCGAGATGTGGGTGTCGTATCTCGAAAAGGCGTATGCGAAGCGTTGTCACGGCTACAGTAACATCGCCGGTGGCGATCCGCTCTTTGCAATTCGCGACTTTACCGGCTTTCCCACATCGCGGCTGGACGTCCGCTTTCGCGAGTGCGTCACGGACCCGGTGAAGAGCGATATGTTCTTTCTTCGCATGGTACAGGACTACGAGAACGGATATGTTGTGCTGCTGAGTACCCCCGGCAACAGTGACCCACGCTCTGCCCATAGCGCATACAAAGAGAATGGTATTTTTGTGGGCTACGCCTATGTCGTGCTAGACGCTCGCGTGATTGAATCGCCGATATCTCGGCGGAAGAAGGtacagccgctgcggctgctgcgactgcgcaACTCGTGGGAGGCGGCCACCAAATGGAGTGGCAAGTGGTCTGCCGAGTCGCCGATGTGGCAGGAGCATCCGGAAGCATGTGAGGCGTTTCCGCAGCACAACGGAGATGGAACCTTCATAATGGAGTGGTCTGAGGTGTTGGATATCTTTGTCGGCTTCGGTGTTGTGTTCAACCACTTCGGCTACGTCGACTACCGCATTCCCTTCGAGTTCCATGGCTCCGTGCCGGACTTGTGTCTCGAGATTCACGTGACGGAGCTGACAACGCTGACGCTCATTCTGTCGCAGCCAGACAACAAAGGCACAATGAGGGAGTCGGAGGACTACAACCCCATCATGATTTCCATAgctggcgccaccaccaccaccacgagcCCGGTTTTCCAGGACAGCAGTATGCGTAGTAGCGGGGCCTCAAGTCACACCATGATGGTAGGCAGTGCGCAGCTAGTGGCTCAGCATTACTCTATCCTTGTCAATTCCTCTGCGGACGCCGAGACTCCATCGAAGAGTTTTACATTCTTGCAAGGCCGCGACATCAGCGCTATATACACGTTCATCCCAGAACAGTCGCCATACCTCGTCGTACCACGTCTACTTGTGCAACAGCCTAGCCGCATCAATGAGGTGAGTGCGTCCAGTACGGCTGCGCTCTCAGCGTCAAACAGAGCTGTGACGCGGCCGTGTGTGCTCGGCGTTCTTTCACAGCTTGCCCTCACCCTCTATGGGCAGGCGCACGTTCGTCTGCGCAAGTTGCCAGCGAAAAGTCCTGTCTTCGATAACTACCTCAGCTTCACCAACAACTCCGTAGAGGTTGAGAAGACTTTCTATGTGAAATGCTCTGGCGCCAGTGTGGTGGAGCGTCGTGCGTCAGAGCTGAAGTAG